From a single Pseudomonas cremoricolorata genomic region:
- a CDS encoding TenA family transcriptional regulator: MSFFETLQHATRRERQTLFTLPIISDALQGQVSLDAYRGFLTQAYYHVRHTVPLMMACGARLPARLEWLRAAVCEYIDEEYGHEAWILDDLQACGGDPQAVRDGTPALPIELMVSFLYDLIARGNPVGLFGMVNVLEGTSIALATQAAGSVQNRLGLPDTAFRYLNSHGALDVEHMQTYRRLMDQLQDPADHAAVIHASKVVYRLYTDMFRGLPRVEEPAHALV, from the coding sequence ATGAGCTTTTTCGAAACCTTGCAACACGCCACCCGCCGCGAGCGCCAGACCCTGTTCACCTTGCCGATCATCAGTGATGCCCTGCAAGGCCAGGTCAGCCTCGACGCTTACCGCGGCTTTCTCACCCAGGCCTATTACCACGTGCGCCACACTGTGCCGTTGATGATGGCCTGTGGTGCGCGACTGCCGGCGCGGCTGGAGTGGTTGCGCGCTGCGGTGTGCGAATACATCGACGAGGAATACGGCCACGAAGCGTGGATTCTCGACGACCTGCAAGCCTGCGGCGGGGACCCGCAGGCGGTGCGTGACGGCACCCCGGCGCTGCCCATCGAGCTGATGGTGAGCTTTCTCTACGACCTGATCGCCCGGGGCAATCCGGTGGGGTTGTTCGGCATGGTCAATGTGCTCGAAGGCACCAGCATCGCCCTGGCGACCCAAGCCGCCGGCAGCGTGCAGAACCGCCTGGGCCTGCCCGATACGGCGTTCCGCTACCTCAATTCCCATGGCGCGCTGGACGTCGAGCACATGCAGACCTACCGGCGCTTGATGGACCAACTGCAAGACCCGGCCGACCACGCGGCGGTGATTCACGCCTCCAAGGTGGTGTATCGCCTGTACACCGACATGTTCCGTGGCCTGCCGCGGGTCGAGGAGCCGGCCCATGCGCTGGTCTGA